The Diaminobutyricimonas aerilata nucleotide sequence GTGTCGTAGGCGGCGGTGTGCGCGAACGCCTCGCCGGCGAGGCGCTGCCGCTGGGCGAGGGTCGTGCCGCCAAGGGTGAGGGCCTTCACGATCTGCGGGTAGTTCGCGGGCGAGACGACGATCGCGACGTTCGCGTGGTTCTTCGCCGCGGCACGCACCATCGCGGGGCCGCCGATGTCGATCTGCTCGACGACCGCATCCCCCTGCGCCCCGCTCTTGACCGTCTCCACGAACGGGTACAGGTTCACCACCACGAGTTCGAACGCGGCGATGCCGAGCTCGGCGAGCTGCTGCTCGTGGGATTCGAGCCGCAGGTCGGCGAGGATGCCCGCGTGCACCGACGGGTGCAGGGTCTTGACCCTGCCGTCGAGCGACTCCGGGAACCCCGTGACGGCGCTGACCTCGGTGACCGGATGACCGGCGTCGGCGATCGTCTTGGCGGTGGACCCGGTCGACACGATCTCGACACCCGCCGCGGCGAGCGCCGAGGCGAGCTCGAGCAGCCCGGTCTTGTCGCTCACAGAGACGAGTGCCCGACGGATCGGCACGGCGTCGCGGTCGCGGTAGGCGTTCGGGTCGTGCGTTCCGGCGCTCATCGGGCCAGCTCCTTCAGGTCGACGTGTCCGTTGGCGATGTCGAGCACGCACTGCACGAGCAGCTCGCGTTCGACGATCTTGATGCGGTCGTGCAGGCTCGCCTCGGAGTCGCCGGGCAGCACGGGTACGCGCCGCTGGGCGATGATCGGGCCGGTGTCGACACCGTCGTCGACGACGATGACGCTCGCGCCGGACTCCGTCGCGCCCGCGGCGATCGCGTCGCGCACGGCGTGCGCGCCGGGGAACTCGGGCAGGTAGGCCGGATGCGTGTTGATGAGCCGCGGAGAGAGGGCGGCCACGACGCGGGGCGGCAGCAAGCGCATGAACCCGCTCAGGATCACGAGATCGGGCTGCCACAACTCGATCTGCGCGAGGAGTTCGTCGCCCCACTCGTCGCGGCTCGAGAAGTTGCTCAGCGCGACCGTGAACGTGGGGATGCCGAAGTCCTCGGCGTGGTCGAGTCCGTCCGCCGGGCGGTCGGCGCCGACCGCGACGACGCGCGCGGGGAACTCGGCGTCTTCCGACGCCTGGAGCAGGTGGCGGAGGTTCGAGCCCGCGCCGGAAATCAGCACGACGAGGCGAAGCACCCGGTCAGCCTATCGCCAGAGCACCCCGTGGCCGGGTGGGGTGGTGTCCTCGGGCGGGACGGCGTCGTCCGAGTCGCTACCTCGGTCGGTCCCGTGCGCGTCGGGCCGGTGGGCATCGGCCCGGTCGGTGGCGGCGGCCTGAGTCTCGCGACGTCGCGGCCGCTCGCCCGCATCCGGCCGGTGCCCGCGACCGGCCGCGAAGGCGCCGGCGAGCGCGGCGAGCGCGATCTCGAGGGCCGCCCACGCGCCCACGAGCAGCGGATCCGGTCCGACGTCGACGAGGCGTCCCGGTCCGGCGCTGCCGGCGGCGGCCCACGCCAGCAGACCGAGCAGCACTCCCCCGACGATGCCCGTACCGGTACCGGCCACGACCCGCGCCCACGGGGAGTGCTCGCGCAGCGCCCGCGTGAACAACGCTCCCGCGACGAAACCCGCGACGACCGGTACGAGCACGCCGGCGAAGGCGAAGCTCCCGTCGTCCGTCGGCAGTGCCCCGAGCACGGGAACCGCGGGCAGCGGGCCGAGGTCGGTGCCGAGCGGGGAGACGGAGGAACCGGTGCCGATGGCGAAACCGGGTCCGACGAACCAGGCGGCCGCCCAGATGACGAGGTCGGGCAGCAGGGCGAGCTGCGCGGCGGTGAGGGTGATGCCGCCGAGCACGTCGGCGTGCAACTGCTCGTACAGCGCGATGACTTGCGCGTACCCGAGCAGCACGAGCACGGCGACCGCGATCGCGGAGACCGTCACGACGGCCGCCGCGGCGGCGGTGCCGGCGCGCAGCGCCGCGCGCACGGTCTCGCGCGTCACCGGTCGCCAGTCGTCGATCCAGTCCCGCAGCGAACTGCCGTGGTCGTCGGCCGGATTGAGCAGCCGCGCCCGGGTCGAGCCGACGAGCACGCCGAGGGCGAAGCACAGGGTGGGCAGCAGCACGCCCTGCCACAGCGACGGACGGGCGGACGGGTCGAGCGCACTCGAGGTCGCCGCGAGGGCGAGCACGGCGAACGTGCCGATCGCGACGGCCTCCCCCGTCAGGCGGTGCGACGTCTCGGCGATGCGCCGGCCGGCGCGGGTGCCGAGCAGCACGGTGAGCAGGGCGAATCCGAGCAGCGCGATCGTGATCGGGATGGGTCGTTCGGCTCCGGGGATGCCGGTCGCCGCGGCGAGCGCCGGGTCGAGCAGCAGGGTCACGTCGACGCCATGGCCGAGCAGCCAGATGTCGACCGCGCCGCGCCAGAACACCGGCCAGTCGATCCCGAGTTGGAAGTGGAACCCCCACAGCAGCGTGAGCGGCACGAGCGGGATGGCGATGCCGATGGCGACGACGAGCACCGCCTCGAAGGCGGAGTAGAGGGCGGTGCGGGCGCGGTTCATACCGCGTCGACCCTACCCGCGGCCGCCGGGCCGACGGCGCCGCCCCTCCGTGCGTCCGCGACCCCGCGCCGTCGATCCGCCGAGCGTGCCTTCATCCGACGTTTTCACGCCGGATCGGTCGCTGAAACGTCGGATGGGGGCACGCTCGGCGTCGAGGCGGCGGGGGCGAGTGGACGCGAGCGCCGCTCACAGGCCAGAGTGGGCGCATGGGGCGGGGGATCTACGTCGAGGTGCTCATCGCCGCGCCGCTCGAGCGGGTGTGGGAACTGACGCAGGACCCGGAGTCGCACCCCCGCTGGGATCTGCGCTTCAGCCGCATCACCCCGGTCGCCGATCTCGAGTCGGGCGGATACCGCTTCCGTTACGAGCGCCGGATGCCCGGGCACACCATCGTCGGCACCGGCACGTCGATCGGCGAACGTCGACGCGCCGACGGCACCCGCACGTCGGCCCTGCGGTTCGATACCGACGACCGGTGGTCGCCGCTCGGCGAGGGTCGCGGCTACTGGCGCTATGTGCCGACGGATGACGGCATCCGCTTCATCACCGGCTACGACTATCGGCCCGCGTGGGGCCCGCTCGACCTCGTCGTGCGACCGTTCGTCGGGTGGATGACCGCGTGGAGCTTCGACCGATTGCGGATCTGGGCCGAACGTGACGAGCCGCCGGAGCGGTGGCCACTCGCCACGGCTCTCGCCTTCTGGCGACGGGACCGCCCGCGGGCGGCGAACTGCGCCCGTCGTCCACCCGGCAGGAGCGCCCTCGACGACGCCCCGTCGACCCTCGGCACCCTGGAGGCCCCGTGAGCATCTTCCGTCGAGCGCTCGGCGCCGACTTCGACCGGTTGCACCCGATGCTGCAGCGGCGCTTCGGCGTCTCCCTCGACGCCGGCTACGCGTGCGTCGGGCGCGGCACGATGTCGAGCATCCGCCGGGGGCCGTGGTGGACGGTGCCGTTCCTGCAGGTCGGCCGGCTGCGCAACATCCTCATCCCGGATGTGGGCAGCTCGGTGCCGTTCACGATCGAGAACTACCCGTACCGCGACCCGTTCGGGCGCGAGACCGTCACCTTCGTGCGCGAGTACCGCGTGCGGGAACGCCCCAGCCGCTTCGACGCGACCATGGTCTACAGCGACCGGTCCCGGCGGGTGATCGACTACCTCGGCACGCATCAGCACCTCGCCGTCGATCTCGACCTGACGGTGGAACCGGATGGCTCGCTGCTGCTGCGCAGCGAGGCGCAACGTTTCTATGAGGGGCCGCTCGTCGGGTTCCGCTTCCCGATGCTCTTCAGCGGCCGCGCCGAGTTGCGCGAGCGTTTCGACGACGCGACCGGCCTGTTCCACATCCACCTCGAGGTGCGCAACAGCGTGTTCGGGTTCCTGTTCGGCTACGAGGGCTCGTTCGCGTGCGAGTTCCCGCCGGCGGTCGACGCCCCCGAGCACCTCAAGCCGCGCCGCCACGAACGGCGCGAATGAGCTCGCTCTACCTCCGACTGCTGGGACCGTCGTTCGAACGGCTCGATCCCCGGTTGCGTCCCTACTTCTCGCTCGAGCCGGGCGGATCGGCCCGTGCGAGCGGAGTCTTCGAGATCGCGGGCTCGCGGGTGCGCTGGCTGAGGCCGCTGTGGGCGTTCCTCGCCTGGCGGCACGTGCTGTTCCCCGAGTTCGGTCGCGACGTGCCGTTCGAGGTGGTGAACACCGCGGCGGTGGACGGCACGCTGAGCGCGGTGCGCACCTTCCGGTTCCCCGGTCGGGATCGGGTGATGGAGGACTCGATGAGGATCGAGGGCGGCCGGCTGCACGACCGGCTCGGTCGGCGTCGTGGACTCGAGGTCGAGTTCACGGCGACGGTCGACCACGGCGGGCTCGTGCTCGAGTCCGCGCGCGAGTGGCTGCACGGCGGACCGCTGCGCATCCGTATCCCCGCGCTCGTGCGGGTGCGGCTCTCCGAGCGCTGGACCGAGGCGGGGCAACGCGTCGAGGTGCGCCTGTCGATGCCCGTGCTCGGCACGGTCTTCGAGTACGCGGGCCGGGTCGGCGCGAGCACGCCGGTTTAGTCCCGGGGCGGACCCGCCGACGGTCACCCGGACTCGGTGTCCCCGTCGCCCAATTCGCCGAAGCCGGCGCGGGCCGCCGAGAGCACGGCGTCGACGGCGTCGCGCGCCTGTGCCCCCGTCGCGGTGATCCGCAGCGTCTCGCCCTGCTGCACGCCGAGCGAGATGATGCCGAGCACGCTCGCTCCGGGCACGGGACCCGCACCGGAGGACGCGTTCGCGAGTCGCACGTCGGCGTCGAGCCGTCCGAGCAGACCGGCGAGCTCCGCCGCGGGTCGCGCGTGCAAGCCCACCGGGTTCACGATGACGACCTCAGCGGTGACCACGTCGCCGTCCGTGCCGGGGGCCGCCGTCGGCGCGGGCGCCGCGTCGTCGCCGTCGTCGCCGAGGTGCTCGCGCTTCGCCGCGCTCGCGCCCTCCGCCTCCGCCCGCACCGCGTCGAGCGACCCGCCGCCCGCCGCCGTGACCACGGCGGCGACGAGCCCCTCGACGAACGGTGCCGAGCTGAGTTCGACCCGCGGGGCGGGTTCGTCGAGCAACTCCACGGCGAGCTCCGCGCTCATCACCGCGGACCCCAGGTCCATCAGTACGAGCACGCCGTCGTCGCCCGCCACCTCGACGATCGCCTCCGCGACGCGCGCGGCGTCGGTGCCGAAGCCGCCGTCCGGGGTGCCCGCGGCGAGGGCGATGCGCGGCCGTTCGCCGTGCACCATCTCGAGGGCGAGCCCGAGTGCGGCCTCGGCGAGCGCCGCGCTGTGCGAGACGACGACGATGCCGATCACGCGGCGGACCCGGTCGCCGTTGCGAGCGCGTCGAAGAGGTAGGCGGTCGAGGTGGCACCCGGGTCGACGTGGCCGATGCTGCGCTCCCCGAGGTAACTCGCACGCCCCTTACGGGCCTGCAGCGGCTCGGTCGCGTCGCGACCGGCCGCGGCGGCGTCGCGTGCCGCGGCGATCGCCGCCTCGAGACCCTGATCGACGGCCGCGTCGAACGCGTCGAGCGCCGGACCGAGCGCGTCGATCATCGTCTTGTCACCCGGCTCCGCCTTGCCACGGGCGAGCACGCCCTCGAGGCCGGCCCGCAACGCGGCGCCGAGCGCCGCCGCGTCGAGCTCGGTCGCGTCGCCGCCGCTCGCGCCGAAGCGCAGGAAGAACGTGCCGTAGAGCGGCCCGCTCGCCCCGCCGACGGAGCTGACGAGGGTCATGCCCACGGACTTGCCCCACGCGCCGACGGTCTCCGGCGCGGTCTGCTCCAGTTTCTCGACGGCGGACTGCATGCCGCGTGCCATGTTCGACCCGTGGTCGGCGTCGCCGATCGCGGAGTCGAGTTCGGTGAGCGCGGCACGGTGCTCGACCATGAGGTCGCGGAACCGCTGCGTCCAGGCCACGAGGTCCGCGACGGTCAGCGAGGTGCGTGCCATCCGCTCAGACCCCCCAGCGCAATCCGGGAGTGGCGACGGGCGCATCCCACAGCCCGAGCAGCTCGTCATCGGCGCGCAACAGCGTCACCGAGCATCCGGCCATCTCGAGCGAGGTGATGTAGTTGCCGACGAGGCTGCGGGCGACCGTCACCCCCGAGGCCTCGAGGATGCGCTGCACCTCGCCGTACATCAGGTAGAGCTCGAGCAGCGGGGAGCCGCCCATGCCGTTGAGCAGCACGATCGCCGGGGCGCCGGTGAAGTCGTGGTCGGCGAGGATCGGCTCGACCAGCTGCTCGGCGATCTCTCGCGCGCCGGCGAGCGGCACCCGGTGTCGGCCGGGCTCGCCGTGGATGCCGATCCCGATCTCCATCTCGTTCTCGGGCAGGTCGAAGGTCGGCTTGCCCGCGGCGGGCACGATGCAGCTCGTGAGCGCCATGCCCATGGAACGGCCGGATGCGTTGACCCGGGTCGCGAGCTCGGCGAGGGTGTCGAGGTCGCGGCCCTCCTCCGCCGCGGCACCGACGATCTTCTCCAGCAGCACGGTGACGCCGACGCCGCGGCGCCCGGCGGTGTAGAGCGAGTCCTGCACGGCGACGTCGTCGTCGGTGACCACGGAGGCGACGCGCACCCCCGTCTCGGACTCGGCCAGTTCGGCGGCCATCTCGAAGTTCATGACGTCGCCGGTGTAGTTCTTCACGATGTGCAGCACGCCGGCGCCGGAGTCGGCGGTCTTCGTCGCCTCGACCATCTGGTCGGGCGTCGGCGAGGTGAACACCTCACCGGCGCACGCGGCGTCGAGCATCCCGAAGCCGACATACCCGCCGTGCAACGGCTCGTGACCGGATCCGCCGCCCGAGATGAGGGCGACCTTGCCGGGTCGGGTGGGCTCCCGGCGGTAGATGATGCGGTTCTCGTGGTCGACGCGCAGGTCGGGGTGTGCGACCTCGATGCCCACGAGGGCGTCGCGCACGACGCCGTCCGGATCGTTGATGAGCTTCTTCATGCGGGCGCTCTCCTCGTCGAGTCGCGGGCACGCCGGGTCGCGGTGCCCCTCGGGTCGAGGATGCTCCCGCGCCGAGCGCGGTGTCAACGTCGGCGGGGTGAACATCCGTGCAGATGCGGGAAGGGCCCGCACGCGACGCGTGCGGACCCTTCCGTGTCGACCGATCAGAGGGTCGCGAACACCTGACGCATGAGCTCGGCGGTCTCGCTCGGGGTCTTGCCGACCTTGACGCCGGCGGCCTCGAGGGCCTCCTTCTTCGCCTGCGCGGTGCCGGAGGAACCCGACACGATCGCGCCGGCGTGGCCCATCGTCTTGCCCTCCGGCGCGGTGAAGCCCGCGACGTAGGCGACGACCGGCTTGGTGACGTTCGCCTTGATGTATTCGGCGGCGCGTTCCTCGGCGTCGCCGCCGATCTCGCCGATCATCACGATCGCCTGCGTCTCGGGGTCGGCCTCGAACGCGGCGAGCGCGTCGATGTGCGTCGTGCCGATGATCGGGTCGCCGCCGATGCCGACGGCGGTCGAGATGCCGATGTCGCGCAGCTCGAACATCATCTGGTAGGTCAGCGTGCCCGACTTCGACACGAGGCCGATCGGTCCGGGGCCGGTGATCGTCGCGGGGATGATGCCCGCGTTCGACTTGCCGGGGCTGATGACGCCGGGGCAGTTCGGGCCGACGATGCGGGTCGCGCCGCCCTTGGCCTTCGCGTGCGCCCAGAACTGCGCCGAGTCGTGCACCGGGATGCCCTCGGTGATGACGATGGCGAGCGGGATCTCGGCGTCGACCGCCTCGATGACCGCGCTCTTGGCGAAGGCCGGCGGCACGAAGATGACCGACACGTTCGCGCCGGTCTCGCTCATCGCCTCCGCGACGGTGCCGAAGATCGGCAGGGTCTGCCCGCCGATCTCGACCGTGGTGCCCGCCTTGCGCGGGTTGACGCCGCCGACGACGGCCGCGCCGCTCGCGAGCATGCGCGTGGCGTGCTTGGTGCCCTCCGAGCCGGTGAGGCCCTGGACGATGATCTTGCTGTTCTCGTCGAGGAAGATCGACATCGCTGTTCCTAGTCCTTTACTGGTCGGTCTTCGGTCACCGGTGGGCGAGCTCGGCGGCCTTGTCGGCGGCGTCGTCCATGGTGTCGACGACGGTGACGAGCGGGTGCGCGGCCTCGGCGAGGATGCGGCGCCCCTCTTCGACGTTGTTGCCGTCGAGGCGCACGACGAGGGGCTTGGTCGCGGTGTCGCCGAGCTTCTCGAGGGCACCGACGATGCCGTTCGCGACGGCGTCGCAGGCGGTGATGCCGCCGAAGACGTTGACGAAGACGCTCTTCACCTGCGGGTCGTGCAGGATGACGTCGAGGCCGGCGGCCATGACCTCGGCCGAGGCGCCGCCTCCGATGTCGAGGAAGTTGGCGGGCTTGACAGTGCCGTGGTCCTCACCGGCGTAGCTCACGACGTCGAGGGTCGACATGACCAGTCCCGCGCCGTTGCCGATGATGCCGACCTCGCCGTCGAGCTTGACGTAGTTGAGGTCGCTCTCCTTGGCCTTCGCCTCGAGCGGGTCGACCTCGCCCGCGTCGGCGAGCGCCGAGTGGTTCTCGTGACGGAAGTCGGCGTTCTCGTCGAGCGTGACCTTGCCGTCGAGGGCGATGACCTCGCCGCTCTCGGTGAGCACGAGCGGGTTCACCTCGACGAGCGTCGCGTCCTCCTCGATGAAGACCTTCCACAGGCGTTCGAAGACCGGCACGACCTTGGCGCGCACGTCGTCGGGGAACCCGGCGGCCTCGGCGATCTCGTTCGCCTTCGCCTCGTCGATGCCGGTGAGCGGGTCGACCTCGACCCGGGCGAGCGCCTCGGGCTTCTCGACCGCGAGCTGCTCGATCTCCATGCCGCCCTCGACGCTCGTGAGCGACAGGAACGAGCGGTTGGCCCGGTCGAGCAGCACCGAGAAGTAGAACTCCTGGGCGATGCGCGCACCCGCGGCGATCATCACGCGCTTGACGACGTGACCCTTGATGTCGAGGCCGAGGATCTTCTCCGCCGCCTCGAACGCCTCGTCGGGCGAGTGCACGACCTTGACGCCGCCGGCCTTGCCGCGACCTCCGGTCTTGACCTGGGCCTTCACCACGACGGTCCCGCCGAGCTTCTCGGCCGCGGCGCGGGCCTGCTCGGGGGTGTCGGCGGTGAGGCCGGGAAGCACGGGCACGCCGTAGGACTCGAAGAGGTCCCGGGCCTGATACTCGAATAGATCCACGCTGTTCGTCCAATCGCGTGTCGGGGTGTTCAGGGAGGTGTCTCGACACCGAGATAGTTCGATATCGAGAGATTTCGACCGCCCCAAAGCCTACCCGCTACGGCCTGCTCGTCGGCACCGCGTCCAGAACGCTCCCCGCCTTGCCCTGAGCCTGTCGAAGCGCCTGTGCTGAGCCTGTCGAAGCGCCTGTGCTGAGCCTGTCGAAGCGCCTGTGCTGAGCCTGTCGAAGCATCCCTCCGACGATGGACACCGGTACGCCCACGGTGGGATGCGTCGCGCAGGTCGCACCCGCGATGCTGGAGACATGGACGATCCCCGCCCCGGCCCCGAGCAGCTCGCCCGCATCGCGGAGCGGCTCGCGCTGCGCACCGACGACCCCCGCCGGTTCCTGCGCGGCCTCGCCTGGAACTGCGCCCGCATCCGGCCCGGCCTGCTCGGCATCGCCGATCTGGCCTCGGGCGGCGGGAACCGCTTCCGCGGCACCGGCTTCCGTGCGGAGTTCGACGACGGCACGCGCGGCCAGGTGCGGCACTTCGCGGGCGTGGCGGTGGCTCCCGTGCTGCTCGGCGACCGGCTCGCGCGGATCGCGCTGCGCTGGGCGCTACGGGACCCGGACGGCTCGGCCGACGACAACCTCAGCCACGCCGCACTCGCGTTCTCGGCCGCGCTGCGTTCGGGCGGACTTCCCGTGTCGGCCGCGGCGCAGTGGATCCGCGAGAACCTCGCCGCGCACGCCGATCAGCCGGCCGCCGCCCGCTCGTAGGCGGCGCTCGGGATCTGCGTCGCGAGCTTGCCGCCCGAGACGTCGAGCAGCGTGCCGGTCACGTAGCGCGCCGCATCGCTCGCGAGGAAGCACAC carries:
- the purN gene encoding phosphoribosylglycinamide formyltransferase, whose product is MLRLVVLISGAGSNLRHLLQASEDAEFPARVVAVGADRPADGLDHAEDFGIPTFTVALSNFSSRDEWGDELLAQIELWQPDLVILSGFMRLLPPRVVAALSPRLINTHPAYLPEFPGAHAVRDAIAAGATESGASVIVVDDGVDTGPIIAQRRVPVLPGDSEASLHDRIKIVERELLVQCVLDIANGHVDLKELAR
- a CDS encoding DUF6350 family protein, with the translated sequence MNRARTALYSAFEAVLVVAIGIAIPLVPLTLLWGFHFQLGIDWPVFWRGAVDIWLLGHGVDVTLLLDPALAAATGIPGAERPIPITIALLGFALLTVLLGTRAGRRIAETSHRLTGEAVAIGTFAVLALAATSSALDPSARPSLWQGVLLPTLCFALGVLVGSTRARLLNPADDHGSSLRDWIDDWRPVTRETVRAALRAGTAAAAAVVTVSAIAVAVLVLLGYAQVIALYEQLHADVLGGITLTAAQLALLPDLVIWAAAWFVGPGFAIGTGSSVSPLGTDLGPLPAVPVLGALPTDDGSFAFAGVLVPVVAGFVAGALFTRALREHSPWARVVAGTGTGIVGGVLLGLLAWAAAGSAGPGRLVDVGPDPLLVGAWAALEIALAALAGAFAAGRGHRPDAGERPRRRETQAAATDRADAHRPDAHGTDRGSDSDDAVPPEDTTPPGHGVLWR
- a CDS encoding SRPBCC family protein — its product is MGRGIYVEVLIAAPLERVWELTQDPESHPRWDLRFSRITPVADLESGGYRFRYERRMPGHTIVGTGTSIGERRRADGTRTSALRFDTDDRWSPLGEGRGYWRYVPTDDGIRFITGYDYRPAWGPLDLVVRPFVGWMTAWSFDRLRIWAERDEPPERWPLATALAFWRRDRPRAANCARRPPGRSALDDAPSTLGTLEAP
- a CDS encoding DUF4166 domain-containing protein, coding for MSIFRRALGADFDRLHPMLQRRFGVSLDAGYACVGRGTMSSIRRGPWWTVPFLQVGRLRNILIPDVGSSVPFTIENYPYRDPFGRETVTFVREYRVRERPSRFDATMVYSDRSRRVIDYLGTHQHLAVDLDLTVEPDGSLLLRSEAQRFYEGPLVGFRFPMLFSGRAELRERFDDATGLFHIHLEVRNSVFGFLFGYEGSFACEFPPAVDAPEHLKPRRHERRE
- a CDS encoding DUF4166 domain-containing protein; protein product: MSSLYLRLLGPSFERLDPRLRPYFSLEPGGSARASGVFEIAGSRVRWLRPLWAFLAWRHVLFPEFGRDVPFEVVNTAAVDGTLSAVRTFRFPGRDRVMEDSMRIEGGRLHDRLGRRRGLEVEFTATVDHGGLVLESAREWLHGGPLRIRIPALVRVRLSERWTEAGQRVEVRLSMPVLGTVFEYAGRVGASTPV
- the dhaM gene encoding dihydroxyacetone kinase phosphoryl donor subunit DhaM, translated to MIGIVVVSHSAALAEAALGLALEMVHGERPRIALAAGTPDGGFGTDAARVAEAIVEVAGDDGVLVLMDLGSAVMSAELAVELLDEPAPRVELSSAPFVEGLVAAVVTAAGGGSLDAVRAEAEGASAAKREHLGDDGDDAAPAPTAAPGTDGDVVTAEVVIVNPVGLHARPAAELAGLLGRLDADVRLANASSGAGPVPGASVLGIISLGVQQGETLRITATGAQARDAVDAVLSAARAGFGELGDGDTESG
- the dhaL gene encoding dihydroxyacetone kinase subunit DhaL; this encodes MARTSLTVADLVAWTQRFRDLMVEHRAALTELDSAIGDADHGSNMARGMQSAVEKLEQTAPETVGAWGKSVGMTLVSSVGGASGPLYGTFFLRFGASGGDATELDAAALGAALRAGLEGVLARGKAEPGDKTMIDALGPALDAFDAAVDQGLEAAIAAARDAAAAGRDATEPLQARKGRASYLGERSIGHVDPGATSTAYLFDALATATGSAA
- the dhaK gene encoding dihydroxyacetone kinase subunit DhaK encodes the protein MKKLINDPDGVVRDALVGIEVAHPDLRVDHENRIIYRREPTRPGKVALISGGGSGHEPLHGGYVGFGMLDAACAGEVFTSPTPDQMVEATKTADSGAGVLHIVKNYTGDVMNFEMAAELAESETGVRVASVVTDDDVAVQDSLYTAGRRGVGVTVLLEKIVGAAAEEGRDLDTLAELATRVNASGRSMGMALTSCIVPAAGKPTFDLPENEMEIGIGIHGEPGRHRVPLAGAREIAEQLVEPILADHDFTGAPAIVLLNGMGGSPLLELYLMYGEVQRILEASGVTVARSLVGNYITSLEMAGCSVTLLRADDELLGLWDAPVATPGLRWGV
- the sucD gene encoding succinate--CoA ligase subunit alpha; the protein is MSIFLDENSKIIVQGLTGSEGTKHATRMLASGAAVVGGVNPRKAGTTVEIGGQTLPIFGTVAEAMSETGANVSVIFVPPAFAKSAVIEAVDAEIPLAIVITEGIPVHDSAQFWAHAKAKGGATRIVGPNCPGVISPGKSNAGIIPATITGPGPIGLVSKSGTLTYQMMFELRDIGISTAVGIGGDPIIGTTHIDALAAFEADPETQAIVMIGEIGGDAEERAAEYIKANVTKPVVAYVAGFTAPEGKTMGHAGAIVSGSSGTAQAKKEALEAAGVKVGKTPSETAELMRQVFATL
- the sucC gene encoding ADP-forming succinate--CoA ligase subunit beta, which translates into the protein MDLFEYQARDLFESYGVPVLPGLTADTPEQARAAAEKLGGTVVVKAQVKTGGRGKAGGVKVVHSPDEAFEAAEKILGLDIKGHVVKRVMIAAGARIAQEFYFSVLLDRANRSFLSLTSVEGGMEIEQLAVEKPEALARVEVDPLTGIDEAKANEIAEAAGFPDDVRAKVVPVFERLWKVFIEEDATLVEVNPLVLTESGEVIALDGKVTLDENADFRHENHSALADAGEVDPLEAKAKESDLNYVKLDGEVGIIGNGAGLVMSTLDVVSYAGEDHGTVKPANFLDIGGGASAEVMAAGLDVILHDPQVKSVFVNVFGGITACDAVANGIVGALEKLGDTATKPLVVRLDGNNVEEGRRILAEAAHPLVTVVDTMDDAADKAAELAHR